TGATTTCCTCCTCAAACACCTGTAGAGTCACTTGGTTTATTTTGAGGAAATAAAAATGGGTTGGTTAGATCGAATCTTCGGCCAAGAGAAAGCCGTTACCGCACCCGCAGCAACTCCATCCACCCCCACCGAGGCACCCCCACAGGCAACCGCTCCTGCGCCAGAAACCATTCCACCCGAACGAGTTGGCTTAAATGGCGAATATGACCAAAGCGGCTTAGCCAAACGCGTCGCCCAAGCCTTCGATCGCGACC
This region of Trichocoleus desertorum NBK24 genomic DNA includes:
- a CDS encoding BON domain-containing protein, yielding MGWLDRIFGQEKAVTAPAATPSTPTEAPPQATAPAPETIPPERVGLNGEYDQSGLAKRVAQAFDRDPNVGDIETLWVAQTGSTVVLKGKAPNEPELQTMVAIARGINGATEVDTSQVTIGE